In Herbaspirillum sp. WKF16, one genomic interval encodes:
- a CDS encoding RidA family protein, whose translation MSVYEKLKALNIELPAVATPAAAYVMYAQSGNTVFLSGHLAKKDGKVWVGQLGRDIGTDDAKQAARAVAIDLIATLQAACGGDLTRVKRIVKLMSLVNSTGEFTEHHLVTNGASELIGEVFGETGKHARSAFGVAQLPMGACVEIEMIAEIA comes from the coding sequence GCACTCAACATCGAACTGCCCGCCGTGGCAACCCCGGCGGCGGCGTATGTGATGTATGCGCAATCCGGCAACACCGTCTTCCTCTCCGGCCACCTGGCCAAGAAGGACGGCAAGGTGTGGGTCGGCCAGCTTGGACGCGACATCGGCACCGACGATGCAAAGCAGGCTGCGCGCGCAGTGGCGATCGACCTGATCGCCACCCTCCAGGCGGCTTGCGGCGGCGACCTCACCCGCGTCAAGCGCATCGTCAAGCTGATGAGCCTGGTCAACTCGACCGGCGAATTCACCGAGCACCACCTGGTGACCAACGGCGCCTCCGAACTGATCGGCGAAGTCTTCGGCGAGACCGGCAAGCATGCCCGTTCTGCCTTCGGCGTGGCGCAGCTGCCCATGGGCGCCTGCGTCGAGATCGAAATGATCGCCGAGATCGCGTAA